The sequence CAACAGCTTTCTTGCAACTGCTTCGTGACAAGGAGCAAGTGGACGTTTGTTTGTGTCTAACACAAAAACCATAGGGTTCTCCCCTTTCCTCTGCATAAAGCAGGTTATATTCTCCTCGACCATGTTATAGATGCTTGTTATGTGCAAGACACTAGCGCTACCCACCACGCTTGTTTAACCTTGCACGACAGAGGAACGGGCTGGAGAAGCACCCGAACGTGTCATGACATCTATAACGTAGGCTCTGTTTCAAGCCTTGGTCTGGTCAACATGGGGCTTACAAGCCCATGACTTTAGTCATTGGGTTGTTGACATAAATAGAGAAGTCAACGAGCTCCGGACTGAATGTGGCGGCCAAATTATCGCCGCCGCTTTTACGAACAGTGCCTGGCACCGTTCGCAATAAATTTCTGAACGTTCGATGTACAAACTAGTCTAATGTTAGCATCTAGTTTTTCTCTAAAAACTCGTAAATACATAGGTAGTTCAACAACTCCTGAAGAACCTGTAACGCCAACTAATATATTCAAGCTTAACACCTCCTTTACATTACAGTTTCTCTTGGCGTACCTTTTCTCTCATTAATTAATAACGAAGATAAACTAGTAACTATACCCAAAGCACCTGCAATGAAGAAAAGATATTTTATATTGAAATAATCGACACTGACCCCAAAAATAAACTGGGCTACTGGCGTTGAAAGCATTGAAATCGCCATCATAATACTATTAACTCTTCCTAATAAATGAATAGGTACAGAACGTTGAACAAAAGTAGGTATAAGGACTCCTATAAAACCAGTAATTAAGCCAATTACAAAAACAAAAATTAGAATAATCAAAAAATTTCGGGTGAAACATAGTGCGGCAATACCAGTAGCTTGTAAAAGAAAAGATAAATAAATAATCTTCAATTCAACCCTGTGAATGCTTTTAACTGAAAAGATTAAACCAGTTAACAAACTTCCCATTGACATCGATGAATATATATATCCTAAATACTTAGCATCATCACTAACATTTTTAGCTAAAAAAGGGAACAATACATTAACCCCGTTTGCTCCAATATTTACAAAAAACATAGTTATAACCAAATAAAAAATCATTTTTTGTCTATTCAAAAAACTAAAACCAAGTCTTAAATCCGAAAAGTAAGAAGTTTTGTCATTATTATCGTTCATATTTTCAAGATGACTATTTTTAGAGTCAATAAACAAAATTAA comes from Anoxybacillus flavithermus and encodes:
- a CDS encoding MFS transporter, whose product is MIILNATKFCIATFLSNLGDVIYSVVIAWYIADVLQSGFLMGAVLFSLGLSRFIAGLLCGPVIDRIGAKLFLWLSDMIRAIIVLVLAILLWDHTISFVILIMVSVLFGAIDAFYWSASESIKPRLVATEYLSRLNSQYFTVVRTTIILGPLIAAWTVESISIEHSLIAISILYVFSTFLILFIDSKNSHLENMNDNNDKTSYFSDLRLGFSFLNRQKMIFYLVITMFFVNIGANGVNVLFPFLAKNVSDDAKYLGYIYSSMSMGSLLTGLIFSVKSIHRVELKIIYLSFLLQATGIAALCFTRNFLIILIFVFVIGLITGFIGVLIPTFVQRSVPIHLLGRVNSIMMAISMLSTPVAQFIFGVSVDYFNIKYLFFIAGALGIVTSLSSLLINERKGTPRETVM